A window of the Harmonia axyridis chromosome 5, icHarAxyr1.1, whole genome shotgun sequence genome harbors these coding sequences:
- the LOC123679613 gene encoding eukaryotic translation initiation factor 3 subunit A, translating into MARYGQRPENALKRANEFIGVGKPARALDTLQEVFRNKKWAYNWSESVLEPIMFRYLELCVDLKKSHIAKEGLFQYRNLFQSVNVGSLENVIRGYLRMAEERTENAREQSAQAVIDIDDLDNLATPESILLSAVSGEDAQDRSDRTILTPWVKFLWESYCQCLELLRTNAHVENLYHDIARMAFQFCLKYNRKTEFRKLCDKLRKHLDDICKLPTQVANVSISKPETQQLNLETRLHQLDFAIQMELWQEAYKAIEDIHNLMNISKKMPVPKTMANYYQKLAMVFWKAGNYLFHAAALIKLFQLSKEMKKNITPEELQRMACRVLLATLSIPLPSAHPEFDRFIETDKSPLEKAQKLAVLLGLFQPPTRASLLKDLVRVNVVTLATTQLQNLYNWLEVEFHPLFLCTRVQTVIKSIMDEENSQLQQYIVPLQDVTLVRLVRQVAQVYQTIEFDRLIELSQFSTPFHMERLLVNCVRYNDMQIRIDHGKRCVHFGIDLSESQREEKPEGPTLQVMPSEQIRNQLVNMSIVLHQSMAVINPQRKKNERDRLRTAMVQNYHENKVREHQKILQRHKIIEDRKEYIERLNTVREEEEQRRLEEIQRQNQLAEQKRLEHEREERERKRALNEIQQIKDRHLKEKLQQISQTGHGQKMLKKMDEDDIKKLDADQIAAKEAEELQKERRELQAKLKSQEKKVDYLERAKRQEEIPLLQASIKERQQQDQSFWEQQEKERIAAAIEERKLAVETRDRLLRMKPDKDAFLEKLKKERNIVYEDKLKDFETLMAQERKKRLQKRKVERKEDRRIHWLREKEKFEQKKREEQKRKEEEERQRLEEIARKEKEERERIEQEEKMKKRKEQDEMLERVAAKQRAREEEVERKIRAQREQLSEQVKGGGGGKDNWRSKGATMSRDSDRRDDRRDIDRRDDRRDRDIDRRDSDKRDRNMDRRPTTETISERKPLFDREKDSERRPQTSDRERDIDRKPAPTSEREKDTERKPAPDREEKSTSGEADTTDTGSSWRRGGDSKPPAASDEVKRDVYKPKFMRSEEPSRSSETSSSSSGWRNLRGAGPPKRGDDDKPSYRGEQKRDDRPRREYRRPDENKEEGGGRVGSSAWRSGPPDRRREDREPRERTDDAPRDMSSWRSMRRQDDDQQSSSATYQRPLSKGGMNRERDGPRNGDAPKERDNSDWRNARKAMGGDDQNKRGGGGDDKEAPPKEKVREQPEKTQEDADGWSRVLKRR; encoded by the exons ATGGCACGATACGGTCAGAGACCGGAAAATGCTCTCAAAAGAGCAAACG agTTCATTGGGGTTGGAAAGCCTGCCAGAGCTTTGGATACTTTGCAAGAGGTCTTCAGAAACAAGAAATGGGCTTACAACTGGTCGGAATCGGTTTTGGAACCGATTATGTTCAGATATCTGGAACTATGTGTAGACCTCAAGAAGTCTCATATAGCTAAGGAAGGTCTCTTCCAATACCGAAACTTATTTCAATCTGTTAATGTTGGTTCACTTGAAAATGTTATCCGAGGATATCTACGAATGGCCGAAGAGAGAACAGAAAATGCTAGAGAGCAATCTGCACAAGCTGTCATTGATATTGATGACTTGGATAATTTGGCTACTCCTGAAAGTATACTTTTAAG TGCGGTTTCTGGTGAAGATGCCCAAGATCGATCTGATCGTACCATTCTAACGCCATGGGTGAAGTTCCTATGGGAATCATACTGCCAGTGTCTAGAGTTGTTGAGAACTAACGCCCATGTTGAAAATTTATACCATGACATCGCCAGAATGGCTTTTCAATTTTGTCTTAAATATAATAGGAAGACAGAGTTCCGCAAGTTATGTGATAAGCTTAGAAAACATTTAGATGATATTTGCAAGCTACCTACCCAGGTCGCTAATGTTAGCATTTCAAAACCAGAGACCCAACAACTGAACTTGGAAACTAGGTTGCATCAGTTGGATTTTGCCATCCAAATGGAATTATGGCAG GAAGCTTACAAGGCCATCGAAGACATCCATAACTTGATGaacatttcaaagaaaatgccAGTACCAAAAACCATGGCTAATTACTATCAAAAGTTAGCGATGGTATTCTGGAAAGCAGGAAATTATCTATTCCACGCTGCAGCATTGATTAAGCTTTTCCAATTGTCAAAGGAGATGAAGAAGAACATAACTCCCGAAGAGCTACAAAG GATGGCATGCAGAGTTTTACTAGCCACATTATCTATTCCCCTTCCGTCTGCACATCCAGAATTCGatagatttattgaaactgATAAGTCGCCTTTGGAAAAGGCCCAGAAATTGGCTGTTTTGCTGGGACTTTTCCAACCGCCCACCAGAGCTAGCTTGCTGAAAGATTTG GTCCGAGTAAATGTTGTAACTCTTGCTACAACTCAACTTCAAAACCTCTACAACTGGCTGGAGGTAGAATTCCACCCCCTGTTTCTTTGCACTAGAGTTCAAACGGTCATCAAATCCATAATGGATGAAGAGAACTCGCAACTTCAACAATATATCGTACCTTTGCAAGATGTCACTCTGGTAAGGCTTGTGAGACAGGTGGCGCAAGTTTATCAGACCATCGAATTCGATCGTTTGATTGAACTGTCCCAATTCAGCACCCCTTTCCACATGGAGAGATTGCTGGTCAACTGTGTCCGTTACAACGATATGCAGATTCGAATTGATCACG gTAAAAGATGCGTTCATTTTGGCATAGACCTCAGCGAAAGCCAGCGGGAAGAAAAACCAGAGGGACCGACACTTCAAGTGATGCCCAGCGAACAAATCCGCAACCAACTGGTCAACATGTCCATCGTTTTACATCAATCTATGGCCGTTATCAATCCCCAACGTAAGAAGAACGAAAGAGACAGGCTCCGCACTGCAATGGTACAAAATTACCATGAGAACAAAGTGCGAGAACACCAGAAGATCTTGCAACGTCACAAGATCATCGAAGATCGCAAAGAATACATCGAGAGGTTGAACACCGTCAGGGAGGAAGAGGAACAGAGACGTTTGGAGGAGATACAGAGGCAGAATCAACTGGCTGAACAGAAACGTTTGGAACACGAAAGGGAAGAGAGGGAACGGAAACGGGCCTTGAACGAGATTCAGCAGATAAAGGATAGGcatctgaaagaaaaattgcaaCAAATTAGTCAGACGGGGCACGGACAAAAGATGCTTAAAAAGATGGACGAAGat GACATCAAAAAATTGGACGCTGATCAAATAGCGGCTAAAGAGGCGGAAGAGTTGCAGAAAGAAAGACGTGAATTGCAGGCCAAACTCAAATCGCAAGAGAAAAAGGTTGACTATTTGGAGAGAGCAAAGCGACAAGAGGAAATACCTTTGCTTCAAGCTTCTATCAAAGAGAGACAACAACAAGATCAGAGTTTCTGGGAACAACAAGAGAAAGAGAGGATTGCCGCTGCCATTGAAGAAAGAAAATTAGCTGTAGAAACAAGAGATAGACTTTTGAGGATGAAGCCAGACAAG GATGCTTTCTTAGAAAAACTCAAGAAAGAAAGGAACATTGTTTATGAGGACAAACTCAAAGACTTCGAAACACTTATGGCTCAAGAGCGCAAGAAACGTCTACAGAAGAGAAAGGTAGAACGTAAAGAAGATAGGCGTATCCATTG GCTGAGAGAGAAAGAAAAGTTCGAACAGAAGAAACGCGAGGAGCAGAAACgcaaggaagaagaagaacgcCAAAGGCTCGAAGAAATCGCTCGCAAAGAGAAGGAAGAACGTGAGAGGATCGAGCAagaagaaaaaatgaagaagaggAAAGAGCAGGATGAGATGTTGGAAAGGGTTGCCGCCAAACAGAGGGCTAGAGAGGAAGAagttgaaagaaaaatcaggGCACAAAGGGAACAACTTTCCGAACAAGTCAAGG GAGGTGGAGGAGGAAAAGACAACTGGCGAAGCAAGGGTGCCACCATGTCGAGAGATAGCGATAGGAGAGATGATAGAAGAGACATCGACAGGAGAGACGATAGGAGAGACAGAGACATCGACAGGAGAGATAGCGATAAAAGGGATAGAAACATGGACAGGAGACCAACCACCGAAACAATCTCCGAAAGGAAACCCTTGTTCGATCGCGAGAAAGATTCCGAAAGGAGACCTCAAACGTCCGATCGCGAAAGGGACATCGACAGGAAACCTGCCCCAACCTCGGAAAGGGAAAAGGATACCGAAAGGAAACCTGCTCCAGATCGTGAAGAGAAATCCACCTCTGGAGAAGCTGATACCACCGATACCGGCTCTTCTTGGAGGCGTGGTGGCGACAGCAAGCCTCCTGCAGCTTCTGACGAAGTTAAGAGGGATGTTTACAAGCCTA AATTCATGAGGAGTGAAGAACCCTCTCGTTCGTCAGAAACTTCGTCATCCTCGTCTGGATGGAGGAATTTGAGAGGAGCCGGACCTCCGAAGAGAGGAGATGATGACAAACCGTCCTATAGGGGTGAACAAA AGCGCGATGACCGCCCCAGGAGGGAGTATCGTCGTCCGGACGAGAACAAGGAAGAGGGAGGTGGCCGCGTAGGCAGCAGCGCCTGGCGTAGCGGCCCGCCCGACAGAAGGAGGGAGGACAGGGAGCCGCGCGAAAGGACCGACGACGCCCCCAGAGACATGAGCTCGTGGAGGAGCATGAGACGTCAAGACGACGATCAGCAGTCTTCCTCCGCCACGTACCAGCGTCCGCTCAGCAAGGGCGGCATGAACAGGGAACGGGACGGGCCCAGGAACGGGGACGCGCCCAAGGAGCGCGACAACTCCGATTGGAGGAACGCCCGCAAGGCTATGGGCGGCGACGATCAGAACAAGAGGGGAGGTGGCGGAGACGATAAAGAGGCGCCACCAAAGGAGAAAG TTCGTGAACAGCCAGAAAAGACACAAGAAGATGCAGATGGTTGGTCCAGAGTTCTGAAACGTCGTTGA
- the LOC123679615 gene encoding protein fem-1 homolog C, with protein sequence MWEISKFSNLQDKDLIFLSLMSECKNLAPGSRLSCPLRSKLSKLSIQERSEIVNRLDAGCTPLFVVCRRGQAEIVEYLISYCNANIEQRGLYEVADDRSTHMVTPLWCAAVSGKLKVVELLLNQGANINAVSDTGSTPVRSACFMTHVEVVKYLVEHGADINLPNYNGGTCLINSVQSCLLCEFLLRNGADVNARDIQNKTALHYAIQEHRLETTRLLLKNGANIYAKSRYGDDALQTACLKGAGRIFEYLTSNFSYSPEKLANAHELLGATYLDEHNDTFKAMQYWKEAILIRETNGLLPKQPVMPVLESYRYQKEFGSMDELENISGDLDAIRIQSLLIAERILGSNHKDTIFRLMYRGASYADMMRHQHCIYLWRRALEIRTKKDSILYSDTCFTAQALVRLMIDYNEKQLPVDASEATQRFIDIFETYKLLTDDIVEVRNLLMIRPVYKRQADFFDKVLRCITHLIFLLNSTAFCEEQRELVEKEVKSLVQIDPKTFSTQDSLLHLCVSRNNTIWSSYFIDEDPVTIFPRKKVMELLLRNGASVTAANKDGSSPLHIAASFKDQVNFARHIKLLLEYGAHIDQPNKKGVTPAAAIIDYNKRTTPRIPILKYVNLKCLCASAITKHKVPYKNQIPRALEEFMQLHEST encoded by the exons ATGTGGGAAATATCAAAATTCAGTAATTTACAAGACAAGGATCTTATATTCCTTTCTTTGATGAGTGAATGTAAAAATTTAGCACCAGGATCTCGACTTTCTTGTCCTTTAAGAAGTAAACTTTCAAAGTTATCGATACAAGAAAgatctgaaattgttaatagATTGGACGCAGGTTGTACTCCTTTGTTTGTAGTTTGTAGAAGAGGACAAGcagaaattgttgaatatcTTATTAGTTATTGCAATGCAAATATAGAGCAAAGAGGATTATATGAAGTTGCTGATGACAG gtCAACCCACATGGTAACCCCTCTTTGGTGTGCAGCAGTATCAGGAAAATTGAAAGTTGTTGAATTACTTCTAAATCAAGGAGCAAACATAAATGCAGTATCTGATACTGGTTCCACACCAGTTCGATCGGCCTGTTTTATGACTCATGTCGAAGTTGTGAAGTATTTGGTGGAACATGGAGCTGACATTAACTTGCCTAACTATAATGGTGGTACGTGCTTGATTAACTCGGTCCAAAGCTGTCTTCTATgtgaatttttattgagaaatggTGCAGATGTTAATGCTAGAGATATACAAAACAAAACAGCTTTACACTATGCTATTCAAGAACACAG gtTAGAAACAACTAGACTTCTATTGAAGAATGGAGCCAACATTTATGCAAAATCTAGATATGGTGATGATGCCTTGCAAACAGCGTGTTTGAAAGGTGCAGGTCGAATATTTGAATATCTAACTTCTAATTTTTCCTATAGCCCTGAAAAATTAGCCAATGCACATGAACTGCTTGGTGCAACTTATTTGGATGAGCATAATGATACATTCAAAGCTATGCAGTATTGGAAAGAGGCTATATTGATAAGGGAAACTAATG GGTTATTACCTAAACAACCGGTGATGCCTGTGTTAGAAAGTTATAGATATCAAAAAGAGTTTGGATCCATGGACGAACTAGAAAATATTAGTGGAGATTTGGATGCAATTCGTATACAAAGCTTATTGATCGCAGAAAGAATTCTGGGTTCCAATCATAAGGATACAATATTCAG attgaTGTATCGAGGTGCGTCGTATGCAGACATGATGCGTCATCAACATTGCATCTATCTATGGCGTAGAGCACTGGAGATACGAACCAAGAAAGATTCGATTCTTTATTCAGATACGTGCTTCACCGCTCAAGCTCTTGTCCGACTCATGATTGATTACAATGAAAAACAGTTGCCTGTTGATGCATCCGAAGCAACACAGAGATTCATCGATATTTTTGAAACATATAAGCTGTTAACGGATGATATTGTAG AGGTCAGGAACTTACTGATGATACGTCCGGTGTATAAAAGACAAGCGGACTTTTTCGACAAAGTCTTGAGATGTATTACGCATCTGATATTCTTACTGAATTCAACTGCCTTTTGCGAGGAACAAAGAGAATTGGTGGAGAAGGAAGTAAAATCTCTTGTACAAATCGATCCTAAAACTTTTTCGACCCAAGACAGTCTACTGCATTTATGCGTTTCGAGGAACAACACCATATGGTCAAGTTATTTCATAGATGAAGATCCAGTT ACTATATTCCCTAGAAAAAAAGTCATGGAATTGCTTTTAAGAAATGGAGCTTCGGTGACGGCTGCAAATAAAGATGGATCTAGTCCTTTACATATAGCGGCATCCTTTAAGGATCAAGTGAATTTTGCTCGG cACATAAAGTTATTACTGGAGTATGGAGCTCATATAGACCAACCCAATAAAAAGGGGGTTACACCAGCTGCTGCTATTATTGATTACAATAAACGAACGACTCCACGAATTCCAATTCTCAAGTATGTAAACCTGAAATGTTTATGTGCTTCTGCTATCACAAAACATAAAGTCCCGTACAAGAATCAAATACCTCGAGCATTGGAAGAATTTATGCAATTGCACGAATCGACATAG
- the LOC123679614 gene encoding biorientation of chromosomes in cell division protein 1-like 1, with the protein MDMMCNFLPGDPRLVEQIVKELKSQGIFDQFRKECISDVDTKPAYQNLRQRVEGSVLSFLKEQTWNPDMNKNQVREMLRKHIHESGFLETGVERIVDQVVNPKINSVFLPKVDDVTYKFLGIERPKDKTFSLENNSVQDLLPKDLEAISPEVPEEKKFIKEEINEIKMTDTSSEIKRETILLEENSIDSQSSVLSGIVSHDSNNSLKQDSAMSLNSSESRMSPSENNLKIELEDTSLSHKSSDSNSKTELICDGKINSENKEDNANQTEESSEKSSEEAKSKSKDKRREKHHSSDRSKSRSDKEKDKSKSDKSKRDEKDGKTEEKKYKIPKISDKNKDNKSRDKEDKSRDKEDKSKSDKVKSDKDSRSDKDKKYDKDRKSKHSSDRDNSISDKSKKERSERKDKDDKRDKKESSKSEKSRDDKRSSSSRKRDSSSKDNRKEKEKDNSTKNSKEETSEKSKNGHSSSSSRKDSKSRKDEDKSKSSHKKDDKEDRKRKRRSRDDHNSSKEKRSGGRSSDRDSDGPSSTKRLHTTSSSSYQTGGSDYLSQQTNQESSGLNSEGSSGYSGNSDKTEDKQEVTCNALLEMQKIKVPKFASNLNEAMKIMKIRKLLKKLDGLIKTNSNNQEVQHLLKEIETLSEDVKRDKKEQKDAEEKEKTEENQGTETSKAASINLDEFISSSNISMDKWTALEAKFMEQITNVDYNSYESPYVEDEEVSPVKTTNKSFVGSGEKTEEVIDVSDCEESITYKSRIVPEEPESEDNEKSSINSAAKDASIKIEKDSAEIPLEQKVLNTSHVRNISEVTTVSEPTNSLEVNISGSEEVVATSQVDNLNTRTFKDFKQRAIVLIHKNALTEKMIKKKNKPEDGTDSATTNIDECSSIFETEKENIGFNTKKNQLDVDNSGNNSNYYDESINDKAKMQSGKTVGESRNFEETLVKDFTENNLVVEESISQDIDVPDNSCEVCLDSKGDLCKGLEPSENISQINFLQCIINILEKEILKSKQSYDRYIIMKQGQYKQQTRKRKVNEKNKEISNNNVDTSASKLPEDEDTKLNPGSLSPSKKIHPHTNSKMTTASSYTTQNKHLGLMNADNQSSEIKSRRQSGVKNDPTRTNSEVNTKPSNKSVDGSTEKKNRNNQRYSSEDLYKPRIHLRRSGRDSKNP; encoded by the exons ATGGATATGATGTGTAATTTTCTCCCTGGAGATCCCAGATTAGTTGAACAAATCGTGAAAGAATTGAAATCGCAAGGAATATTTGATCAGTTTCGAAAAGAATGTATTTCAGATGTAGATACCAAACCTGCTTACCAAAATTTGCGACAAAGAGTAGAAGGAAGTGTCCTTAGCTTTCTCAAAGAACAAACCTGGAATCCAGATATGAACAAAAATCAAGTTAGAGAAATGCTCCGAAAACATATTCATGA aagtGGGTTTTTAGAAACAGGAGTTGAAAGGATTGTTGATCAAGTTGTGAATCCAAAAATAAATAGTGTGTTCCTACCAAAAGTCGATGATGTTACATACAAATTTTTGGGTATTGAGAGACCCAAAGATAAAACATTTTCGTTGGAGAATAATTCCGTTCAAGATTTATTACCTAAAGATCTGGAAGCTATATCTCCTGAAGTaccagaagaaaaaaaatttataaaggaAGAAATCAATGAGATCAAGATGACAGATACATCTTCAGAAATAAAACGAGAAACAATTTTGCTAGAGGAAAATTCGATAGACTCACAATCTTCAGTTTTATCAG GCATAGTTAGTCATGATTCCAACAATAGTCTAAAACAAGACTCTGCAATGTCTCTAAATAGCTCAGAAAGTAGGATGTCCCcatctgaaaataatttgaaaatcgaattgGAAGACACCAGTTTATCTCACAAATCATctgattccaattctaaaacTGAATTGATATGTGATGgaaaaattaattctgaaaataagGAAGACAATGCAAATCAAACTGAAGAAAGTTCAGAAAAAAGTTCTGAAGAAGCAAAATCAAAATCTAAAGATAAAAGAAGAGAAAAACATCATTCTTCTGATAGGTCTAAATCCAGaagtgataaagaaaaagataAGTCGAAATCTGATAAATCTAAAAGAGatgaaaaagatggaaaaactgAAGAAAAGAAGTACAAAATTCctaaaatttcagataaaaataaGGATAACAAATCTAGAGATAAGGAGGATAAATCTAGAGATAAGGAGGATAAAAGTAAATCAGACAAGGTAAAGAGTGACAAGGATAGTAGATCagataaagataaaaaatatgATAAGGATAGAAAATCGAAACATTCTTCAGACAGAGATAACAGCATCAGCGATAAAAGTAAGAAAGAGAGAAGTGAAAGAAAAGATAAAGATGACAAGAGAGATAAAAAAGAATCATCGAAGAGTGAAAAGAGTAGAGATGATAAACGAAGCTCGTCTTCAAGAAAAAGAGACAGCAGCTCAAAAGACAATCGCAAAGAAAAGGAAAAAGATAATAGCACCAAAAATAGTAAAGAAGAAACAAGTGAGAAAAGTAAAAATGGTCACAGTTCTTCCAGTTCAAGAAAAGATTCCAAAAGTAGAAAAGATGAAGATAAATCGAAATCTTCACATAAGAAGGACGACAAAGAAGATAGGAAAAGGAAACGAAGGTCTAGAGATGACCATAACAGTTCAAAGGAAAAAAGGAGTGGAGGAAGATCTTCAGACCGAGATTCAGATGGACCATCGAGTACTAAAAGACTTCACACTACTTCTTCTTCCTCGTATCAAACCGGTGGTAGTGACTATTTGTCCCAGCAAACGAACCAAGAATCTTCCGGTCTAAACTCTGAAGGTAGTTCGGGATATTCTGGGAATTCTGATAAAACCGAGGATAAACAAGAAGTCACTTGTAACGCCTTGCTagaaatgcaaaaaattaaaGTACCGAAATTTGCTTCAAACTTGAACGAAgccatgaaaataatgaaaatacgtAAACTGCTCAAGAAATTGGACGGCCTAATTAAAACGAATTCAAACAATCAAGAAGTACAACACCTCTTGAAAGAAATCGAAACTTTATCCGAAGATGTTAAGCGAGATAAAAAAGAACAAAAGGACGCGGAAGAGAAAGAGAAAACTGAGGAAAACCAAGGAACGGAAACTTCCAAAGCTGCTTCGATAAATTTAGACGAGTTCATTTCGTCTTCGAACATAAGTATGGATAAATGGACCGCACTTGAAGCCAAATTCATGGAACAAATTACTAATGTAGATTATAATTCTTATGAAAGTCCATATGTGGAGGACGAAGAGGTTTCCCCGGTTAAAACAACAAATAAAAGCTTTGTCGGTAGCGGTGAAAAAACTGAAGAAGTTATAGATGTGAGTGATTGTGAAGAATCCATAACTTACAAATCCAGAATTGTTCCAGAAGAACCTGAATCGGAAGATAATGAAAAATCTTCAATTAACAGTGCTGCGAAAGATGCCTCCATTAAAATCGAGAAAGATTCAGCGGAAATTCCATTGGAACAGAAAGTGTTGAATACTTCTCATGTGAGGAACATTTCAGAGGTTACAACAGTTTCAGAACCCACAAATTCTCTAGAGGTTAACATTTCAGGATCTGAAGAAGTCGTTGCTACAAGCCAAGTTGATAATTTGAACACTAGGACCTTCAAGGATTTCAAACAGAGGGCTATCGTTTTGATCCACAAAAATGCCCTAACGgagaaaatgattaaaaaaaagaataaaccCGAGGATGGAACCGATTCCGCAACTACAAACATCGACGAGTGTTCCTCCATTTTCGAAACCGAAAAAGAAAACATTGGctttaatacaaaaaaaaaccaattaGATGTAGATAATTCAGGAAACAACTCGAATTATTATGACGAATCGATAAATGATAAAGCCAAGATGCAATCTGGAAAAACCGTAGGTGAATCTAGAAATTTCGAAGAAACTCTCGTTAAAGATTTCACTGAAAATAATTTGGTAGTTGAAGAATCAATATCACAGGATATTGATGTCCCAGATAATTCTTGCGAAGTTTGCTTAGACAGCAAGGGGGATCTATGTAAAGGCTTAGAACCGTCTGAGAATATATCTCAAATCAATTTTCTACAATGTATCATCAATATTCtggaaaaagaaattttgaaatccaaaCAAAGCTATGACCGTTATATCATTATGAAGCAAGGTCAGTATAAACAGCAAACAAGAAAAAGGAAAGTTAACGAGAAGAACAAGGAAATTTCTAATAATAATGTTGATACTTCAG CATCCAAACTACCGGAAGACGAAGATACAAAACTGAATCCAGGGAGCTTGTCGCCATCTAAGAAAATTCATCCTCACACAA ATAGTAAAATGACTACTGCCTCAAGTTATACAACTCAAAACAAACATCTTGGACTAATGAATGCGGATAACCAATCCTCCGAAATAAAGAGTAGAAGACAGAGCGGTGTCAAAAATGATCCTACCAGAACTAATAGTGAAGTAAACACGAAACCTTCGAACAAATCTGTTGATGGATCTACCGAGAAGAAGAATA GGAATAATCAAAGATATTCCAGTGAAGATTTGTACAAACCCCGAATTCATTTAAGAAGAAGTGGTAGAGATTCGAAAAACCCCTGA